One genomic segment of Coffea arabica cultivar ET-39 chromosome 6e, Coffea Arabica ET-39 HiFi, whole genome shotgun sequence includes these proteins:
- the LOC113696799 gene encoding uncharacterized protein has product MINIFAVLNYTKQRQVNFAVFQIEGLARAWWNVIRAKWEREQIAWIWANFIREFNEKYLPSLVQERREDEFIGLRQETQSVAEYETKFTKLSKFVSELVATERGRVKRFIQGLNLKIQEALAVVQVNTFTEALEKAQRIEDAKAQVKAFQTRKKGASGSIFEESSEKIAPSKV; this is encoded by the coding sequence atgattaatatcttcgcggttTTGAATTATACgaagcaaagacaagtaaactttgctgtatttcaaatCGAAGGACtagcccgagcatggtggaatgttattagggCAAAGTGGGAGAGGGAACAGATTGCATGGATATGGGCgaatttcataagagaatttaacgagaagtatcTCCCatctttagtccaagaaaggagagaagacgagtttattgggttacgtcAGGAAACccaaagtgtggccgaatatgagactaaATTTACCAAACTGTCCAAGTTTgtttctgaattggtggccacggAGCGGGGAAGAGTGAAACGGTTCATACAAGGATTGAATCTGAAAATCCAGGAAGCTTTAGCGGTGGTTCAGGTCAATACCTTTACGGAagcccttgagaaagcccaaAGGATTGAGGATGCAAAGGCACAGGTCAAAGCCTTCCAAACACGGAAAAAGGGTGCATCTGGTAGTATATTTGAGGAATCTAGCGAAAAGATAGCGCCTTCTAAAGTATAA